A stretch of Canis lupus familiaris isolate Mischka breed German Shepherd chromosome 11, alternate assembly UU_Cfam_GSD_1.0, whole genome shotgun sequence DNA encodes these proteins:
- the IL3 gene encoding interleukin-3 precursor — translation MSSFPILHLLLLLLGCQVPQAQGRPFSTDLPKQYFTMINEIMEMLNKSPSPSEEPLDSNEKETLLEDTLLRPNLDVFLNASSKFHKNGLLIWNNLKEFLPLLPTPTPRGEPISIMENNWGDFQRKLKKYLEALDNFLNFKNKP, via the exons ATGAGCAGCTTCCCCATCCTGCACCTTCTCTTGCTCCTGCTTGGATGCCAAGTCCCACAGGCACAGGGGAGGCCTTTTTCGACAGACCTGCCTAAGCAATACTTCACAATGATCAATGAAATTATGGAGATGTTAAACAAGTCACCCTCGCCTTCAGAA gaACCCTTGGACTCAAATGAGAAAGAGACCTTGCTG GAAGATACCCTTCTGAGGCCAAACCTGGATGTATTCTTGAATGCTTCCAGCAAATTCCACAAAAATGGATTGCTAATCTGGAATAATCTTAAG GAATTCCTGCCACTCCTGCCCACTCCCACACCCAGG GGAGAACCAATCTCTATCATGGAGAATAATTGGGGTGATTTccaaaggaaattgaaaaaatatctgGAAGCCCTTGATAACTTTCTGAATTTCAAGAACAAACCCTGA